From one Desulfurobacterium thermolithotrophum DSM 11699 genomic stretch:
- a CDS encoding NUDIX domain-containing protein: MLKVETPLVAVDGIINVQDENGKFIGIVLIERKYPPIGLALPGGFVEVGETVERAVIREMKEETGLDVIILKQFHVYSDPERDPRRHCVSVVFECVARGEPKGSDDAKIAKVYPYNEIPFEKLVFDHKRIIKDYLNCSFSIFKKLLGGKIEL; encoded by the coding sequence ATGCTCAAGGTAGAAACACCACTTGTTGCAGTTGATGGAATAATAAATGTTCAGGACGAAAATGGAAAGTTTATAGGAATAGTTCTAATAGAGAGAAAGTATCCACCTATCGGGCTTGCTCTGCCTGGAGGTTTTGTAGAGGTTGGAGAAACCGTGGAAAGAGCAGTTATCAGAGAAATGAAAGAAGAAACAGGACTTGACGTTATAATTCTAAAACAATTTCATGTTTATTCAGACCCTGAGAGAGATCCAAGAAGACACTGTGTTTCTGTAGTCTTTGAATGTGTTGCAAGAGGAGAACCTAAGGGTTCAGACGATGCAAAAATAGCAAAAGTTTATCCCTACAATGAAATTCCTTTTGAAAAACTGGTTTTCGATCATAAAAGAATCATAAAAGATTATCTCAACTGTTCCTTTTCTATTTTTAAAAAGCTCTTAGGAGGAAAAATTGAGCTTTAA
- the glmU gene encoding bifunctional UDP-N-acetylglucosamine diphosphorylase/glucosamine-1-phosphate N-acetyltransferase GlmU has translation MSFKAVILAAGKGTRFKSDLPKVLHKILGKPILWYVVKAAKKAGAEEIIVVVGHKKELVEEFLKSEFPEVKTVYQEQQLGTGHAVMCAEELLKDYNKKIVVLNGDTPLVKAEEIKRLAEVDGDMLVLTGEIDNPTGYGRVIRDGREILKIVEEKDATEEEKKIKEVNTGIYSFDPKKLFEALKEIDNNNAQGEYYLPDVLKVFKCKGWKVVPVATRDFSTVMGVNNRYELSKAEKVLQERIVKALQLSGVTIHNPESAYIEPEVEIGIDTEIFAPIYIKGKTKIGKGCYLGAFSEIVDSTIGDETKVESHSWIKGAVLEPETSVGPFAKLRPGTYLESSAKLGTFVETKNAYLERGAKANHLTYLGDCRIGENTNIGAGTITCNYDGFNKWKTEIGKNVFVGSNTLFIAPVKVGNNSITAAGSVITSDVPENTLAVGRAKQLNYEGKAERIREKARRKKK, from the coding sequence TTGAGCTTTAAAGCAGTTATCCTCGCAGCAGGAAAAGGAACTCGCTTCAAATCAGACCTGCCAAAGGTTCTTCATAAAATACTTGGTAAACCAATACTTTGGTATGTTGTGAAAGCTGCAAAAAAAGCAGGAGCTGAAGAAATAATCGTTGTTGTGGGACATAAAAAAGAACTGGTCGAAGAGTTCTTAAAATCAGAATTTCCCGAAGTAAAAACTGTTTACCAAGAACAGCAGCTTGGCACCGGCCACGCTGTAATGTGTGCTGAGGAACTTCTGAAAGACTACAACAAAAAAATAGTTGTTTTAAATGGAGACACTCCTCTTGTAAAAGCCGAAGAGATAAAAAGACTTGCTGAAGTAGATGGAGATATGCTTGTTTTAACTGGAGAGATTGATAACCCCACAGGCTATGGAAGAGTGATAAGAGACGGCCGAGAGATTTTAAAAATAGTAGAAGAGAAAGACGCAACCGAAGAGGAAAAAAAGATAAAAGAAGTCAACACAGGAATTTATTCTTTTGATCCTAAGAAGTTGTTTGAAGCTCTAAAAGAGATAGACAACAATAACGCTCAAGGCGAATATTACCTTCCAGACGTTTTAAAGGTTTTCAAGTGTAAAGGCTGGAAAGTTGTTCCAGTAGCCACCCGCGACTTTTCAACCGTTATGGGAGTCAACAATAGATATGAACTTTCAAAAGCTGAAAAAGTCCTTCAGGAAAGAATTGTAAAAGCACTTCAGCTTTCTGGTGTTACAATCCACAACCCGGAATCTGCCTACATAGAACCAGAGGTTGAAATTGGAATAGATACAGAAATCTTTGCTCCTATCTACATTAAAGGAAAAACAAAGATTGGGAAAGGCTGTTACCTTGGAGCTTTTTCTGAGATAGTGGATTCCACAATTGGTGATGAAACAAAAGTTGAAAGCCACTCTTGGATAAAAGGAGCAGTGCTTGAACCTGAAACCTCTGTAGGACCTTTTGCAAAGCTAAGACCTGGAACTTACCTTGAAAGTAGCGCTAAGCTTGGAACCTTTGTTGAAACAAAGAATGCCTACCTTGAAAGAGGAGCCAAAGCAAACCACCTGACCTATCTTGGTGATTGCAGAATTGGAGAAAATACAAATATTGGAGCTGGAACAATTACCTGTAACTACGACGGATTCAACAAGTGGAAAACGGAAATTGGAAAAAACGTTTTTGTTGGAAGTAATACTCTTTTTATAGCTCCTGTCAAAGTAGGTAATAATTCCATCACTGCGGCTGGATCTGTTATTACTTCTGACGTTCCTGAAAATACTCTTGCTGTTGGAAGAGCAAAACAGTTAAACTACGAAGGAAAAGCAGAAAGGATTAGAGAAAAAGCAAGGAGAAAAAAGAAATGA